The window GGccttaattttcttgaatatgCAATCGTAGAGATTATTGTGTTTCACGGTTGCGTTAATTTGTTAAGTCGATTATAATTCTGAtgtaataattttgatttaaactaATCCATTAACATAAATAGTTCATGAGAGAAAATTGACTTATTATTTGAGCCCCAGAGGATTGACACGACGAACTACTTAGTTTTCGGATACGAGATTTCCATATCCTCGTAATTTGATAACTTCAACTCCATTAACAACTACTTATGAATCTTTTTTCGATTTACACTTATTATCTCAAAATTTGGATCAAACTAATTCATTGACACATATAGTTCATAggagaaaatttgaatttttaggATTTTAGAGGATTGACAGGACGAATTACTAGTTTTCAAATACGAGATATTCATTCGAGTCACTATGGGCGACATGCCCATGAAGATGCGGACTACTTGCACGGAAAGATCCTATGAAGTTTCACTATTTTCTATTGTGAATTTTACACTTCTCATTAGTATAATCAGAACTTTgacatttgatatattttattctgTAATATGCGAACTGATAATCGATCCTTATGTAATATttgattataaagaaaatacgaTCTATTATATATTTCATCTATTATAATAGAGAGGACATTTGTAATTGATTAATTCTAGAATATtcaagaaataatattatttttaaagaagaTTTAACctatatttgtgtaataaaatTGTAGAAatgaaatgatattaaaataatgtatACTTAATTgagttatatattaataaatcatatttaattCGGCGCTACGGGTAAAACGGAAAAATTTCCAGTATCGGAGAAAGGAtaaaaagagatagaaaaagaaaaaagagtcGAGCTCGTATTGGGAGACGACTCTGAAATCCAGTCAGCACTCAGCAGTGTTCTCCAAGGCATTCACTTCTTAAAAACCCGTACTACTGGACTGGAGTAGTATTACAACATCGTAAACACCCACTTTTTATTACCAGGACTTCACCCCCAAACCTTAATTACAAGGGTTTTGTTTGTCTCTCCCCATTAATTCACACAAAGTGAGAGTACCAAGTACCAACCATGGCTGCGAAATTGAAGATAGCTGGGGCATGGTCAGGCGTGTTGGAGGTTGAATTGGAGACATGGAGTGTGTCTATGTTGAGGGCCCAGGTGGCCCAACGATCGGGCTGTGGGCCAGACTCGATCAACCTTATTTGCGCCGGAAAGTTACTTAAAGACGGCGATGAAAGTTTGAGCCAGTTGGGTGTCAAAAATAATGGGAAAATAATGGCTACTAGGGTCGCTGCTGATCAGGGAAAGGCTTTGATGGTTGAGAATCAGAAGGCTATGGCTGAAGAGGAACGCTCCTCTAGACTTGCTAGAATCAAGTTTGTTTCTCTTTTGTTTGACTCTATTTTTTGCATTTTTCAAGTACTtgagtatttaattttatgcaattatactTGTTTTCATGTTTTTTGTACATGTTTAGATGAGTcggtgcttttttttttttttttttgattgggATAATGTTTAGGTTTGTTTACTATATTTGCTGTTATTTGTACTGTGATCGTAAGTTAAATTGAAGTGAGCATTACCCAAGTTGTGGCTAGTTTTGATGTGGGTTGAGATATAATGCGTGTGGTTACACCTTGTGTGCTGGTTCCATTTATGGGTAAAAATGTGAAAATTGGAAATTGTATGTACTGACTGTATGCATGGATATTGTGTTTTTGGATGACTTCCGTTTTGTTAGTTATTTGTTTAGTGCTCTTGTTGACTCTGGAATTGCAATGCAGAGCTGCTGCTATGTCGCTAGCCAAGCGACATGCAGATGGTTCCCTGCCAATGGAAGACTTTAACCTTGAGTTAGAGAATCAGAGTGGAGAGAAAGTGCAGTTGGGAACGGAAAATGACCAGAGGTATGAACCTTCAAGCAagtttttatattcttttaagaggtaattgcaattcggaccccctttccttcgttcaaaaacgatattgtacccatactttTGGAAACTCAAATCGCACCTCCTATCTTTACATTTAAAGAACGAGACGCACccccctccgttaaattccgttaaaacactccctccgtctcaatttacatgtccctttttcgaggagtcaaattgactaatttttgaccaactattagaaaatatttatttattattttagaaaatagaaagttacatattaaaatagattagatttactttttaatgatatttttttaaaatttttgtgatcaatttttccaaaaaaaataatcaaaatttatatattttattcaatatataaatttatgtattatatataataaatatcacataatatttttttatatttaaaatagtttatatattaagtacttaatatacatatcactaaaaatttaaaatcatttgatatgtaaaatcattttgacttggggatagcttaatcaaacaaaaattaaaaaaaatatcatcaaaaaataaatctagtctattttaatatgtagtCTATTTCCtagaataataaataaatattttctaatagttgatcaaaaattagtcaatttgactcctcgaaaagcTAAAGGGACATATAAATtgtgacggagggagtattttaatgGAAGTTAACGAAATTTAACGGaggggggtgcgtatcgttcttgaaatgtaaagataggggGTGCGATTTGAGTTTCCAaaagtatgggtacaatatcgtttttgaacgaaagttagggggtccgaattgcaattacctCTTCTTTTACTGGATCACTTGGTTCATATAATTCTTAGAATCTCAAACTGGAAAACAATTTCAGGGCAATTATGACGGGCCTTATGCTTCATGCAAGTGCAAAACAGCTAATTAAAAAGCAACAATATGAAGATGCTCTTGAAGTCCTTTCTATGGGGGAGGTTTGTCTTAGTGTACTACATTTTGCatagggttttatatcaaagttGTTACCGTTATCATTAATTGTCTTGCCTAGTTACCTGGTAGCCGCCACAGAGACTcatttaaaacacttaaatcatttaatatatatcacTCTCTTCAatctagaaaaatattatatatgaaagacATTAACAAAAAACTTAATGGAATCCTAGTCATCAGATTAAGTGTGCTCCGCCTCCACATGActagtataataaaaataaatcatagtTATATTCAGATTTGGAAGAGTCACGTTAAAACACATCTGAACATAAttgctattatttttttcattttcttatcAGACCTTCGAGCTTTGATTTTTTCTTGTACTTAATTTATTGAATATTCGGTCAAAATCCCCAATTGCATATGTCCACAATTAATCTATTAAGAATAAAGTGTCTAAACTAAGAACAATCTGAGTCCTTTCGAATTGCATATCTCCATTAAATGAATATGGAGAAAAATGGATCTTTAAGCTTCATTGCAAATCAAAACCAACGAATTAAGTTTGCGAAATGCGTTGGGAGTTTGAGATGAAAAAAGATTGGAAGTTGAGAATGGGCTGGATAAATACatcaaaataataagaaaaaaacGAAAATAAATCAATATGGTGATCCAGAATTCATCTGCTGATTTGtattctgttatgttttttTTCTAGATTTAACAGaatgacacacacacacacacacacacatatataattatttgagtaaTTTTAAATGAGTCCTCGTGGGGATCGGGTAGTTTGGTGAAATATTTAGACAAGAACAGTGGCCACTTTGATATAAAACTCATTCAGCATGTAATGTGAATTCAATTTGTCTGGTTATTTTGTCTGATGCCGAATTTGCGGAATTTGTTGGCGCAGGAGGCTTTTTCTATCTGCGACTCAAAGCTCATTGAGGTGAGTTAGTCACTCTTCCTTTACTTAAAATTGTTATTCTCGAAATGATTTAACACTTCtgcaattttattattttgcaaTGTTGTCATAGTTCATGTAATTGATTATTTGCACACAAAAAATTGATATCGATCTTTCATGTTTAAGTGAGAAACACCTGTGAACCTTATATGCACCTGCTGTATAATCTGCTACAGGAATTGAGCATCTAAGATTTGTTTTGTTGGATCATGACATTTATAGTTATAACACTTGTTATAGCATTTGACCCTGTTATAGTCATATTTTTGTGCTTGATTTGAATCACAAACTGCTTTTAACAAAATGATTTGATTACATTTCTTTTCATTCCCTCTTTGCCAGCTGGTGGATAATGTCCCAATACTACAAATCGATATGGTCTGGTGCTATTTCATGCTTCGAGATATGAGCTGGCTCTCGTTGGCAGGAGTACGCCTTGCTAAAGCTAGAGTAGGGATTGAGCGTTCCCATGGCAAAGAATCTAGCCGAGTAAGAATCCTGCAAGGAGGTCGCTGCCCGGAGCTTCCGTTGTGAGTTTTTATATTACAGCCGAAGTTTTCTAATTTTTCCCTTACCTTTTTTATTGAAGTCTTAGATGTGAGATGAGTTATTGAATTGTTGACTAATTATGTGGTTGTAGATACTTGAGAATGGACCTCCTAGAAGGGGTGGTGGCATATCACAGTGGGCAGCTACAAAAATCCAAGGATTTTTTGGCCTCGGCTCAGGCTAAGTACTTGCGGGTAAGTATATCATCCTGTAAGTGTGAAATGATGTGTTCTGTGAAGCACTAATGTGGGTACAAATTATATTCACTTATAAGGAAAGGAACATTTGCCATATATAGTTCTATATTATGCACTTATtacctatgttacccggactctccaTTTTTGTGCCTATACCCGTGTCCACCggacatgacatgggtgtgggtATGGGATCTGTGTCGGATCCTTCTTATTACAACTGGACACCTCACCTTTTAACATCCCAGGTCAAAAATGAAAACTTAGGTCTTGTTTCAACTTGTTTATAGAGATCAAGATCCATGAATGACTCGTTTCTATGTTGTTctattgattttatgcttcaattTTCAGCGTATGTGATTTATGTGCAGTAGACACTATTTTTATGAATGTACAATAAATCAGTCTATATAAAGTTCTACTTGCGTGGAGCTTAAGTGCCAAGTCCCCGTACCCGAGTCTAATTTCGGATCCATGTCCACGAATCCTAATTATCCTAAAACTACGAATCTGACTCTTGGATCTGTACCCGTGTCCGATACCCATACCCGTGTCCGGGTAACTTAGCTTATTACAAGACATTAGGCAagaaatttacaaatattatatcaaattagCTCATTGGTGAATAATGTATGATCCTCTGTTTACCATCAAGAGCTGGGGTGTAGCCACAGTATAACAGGGTTGACCTCCCAAGCTTGCAGTTATGTACTTATGtgtacatatttaatatatctaaatatGTTTAGCTTAGTATTGAATTTTGACCCAACttaatttaaagtttaaacattGAGTTGAAAATTTACTTTTAAGTCTACGTTCTTGATGACATCCAGGGACGGAGGCAGGGGGTGGTGGCAGGTGTGGCCGCCATCCCAAACTCCGGATTTAACATAAAATTAGTTATAAAatctatattttttgttaaaaattgctaatataagaataattttaattgaacTTTTGAACTTTGCCCCCtcaaaaatacattttttatgaatatattatgGAAAAAAAAGTGTTAAAATTAATGttcttcaaaattttatgaatttaaccttaaattcaaattatattcatttttcttttagtttttaaatttaataaaatctcataaaaatatttataaaatttatatgcaTTTCCAATACATGCAGATTTGTCAGCCATGAGTTATTTATTTTCCCAATAAATGCATTTCCGAGTTTAAGCTTTTTTATCAAGGGATTGAAATGCTAACACTAAATTAGTTACTTGAATGAGCATGCTGTTTTCTACAAATCCGTTGATAATTACATGTCTGATTTAAGAATAACGTTGAAATTGTACTGATAGTTTCACAGTGGGGTTATATTTTCCAAAATTTACTGATAATATTATTCAAGTCCCACCTGTTTGCATCTCAAGTAAAATTGTCTTTCGTCTTCTTTCAGCTTCAGGTGCCTGATGAACTTTTGTCGCTCCTTATGAGCATGGGGTACAAACAAAATGATGCGAAGAGGGCCCTTCGTATGAGTGGTCAGAATGTTGAGAGTGCTGTTGACCTTCTTGTCGATCTGAAGGAGAAAAAAATGCGCAAGAGGGAAGATGACAGACGTAGACAACGTGAAATTATGTAAGAGTTTCAAGAATGTGGATGGATTTTGTTTAAGGTCTTTATGTTGTACTGCTTCAGCACTAATACACCACTGATTTCAGGGAACAGAAGCGTTATGGAATAACACCCCTCAGAAAAGCTGTGGATTTACAGAGGTTGAGTGAACTGGAGTCTATTGGGTAGGTGCTTGCAAAAATACCTGAAATTACTTTAGATACGAATATTATTTAGTAATTACTGTTTCATCGTTAGACCATTGTGTGGCTGCTTGGAAGGTACAGGCAGAAATCGGTTTGTATGTTTTGCTAAGTTAATAGATTGTCTGTAGATTTATTAATTTCGCCTACTATATATCAGATATTCATAAGTTGAAGAGCTTTATGGCTACTTACGAATTTGTGGCCACTTTTTAGTAGCTAAAGTTTCGTATTGCATGGCTTGATCTACAACAAATTTATCCATAACCCTCAAGTACAATGGAGTAACCCTGTCATCAGTAATTTGATCTGGTTCCAAAACCTGGCAGGTTTGAGAAAACACTTGCGGCTGAAGCCCTAAGAAGAAATGAGAATGATTCTCAGAAAGCTTTGGATGACTTGACAAATCCAGAAACTAATGCTGCCATACAGGTTAGCTatcttattatataaattttgtttccaGTATAATGTGAATTGTATTAATTTTGCTCTATATATTACGTATAGCTCAATGTTGAATCTAGGCGAAGGAAGAGACTGCATCAAGAACCAGATGCTGTAATTGAAAAACTTGTTTCCATGGGTTTTTCGACACCAATGGGTAATCATTGCCTATCTAATTATCTGTCTGTATTGGTTATCGCTTTGTCTTAAGCTTCACAATAGTATAAACAAGTCGGTTTCCATCAACAAAAAATAGGTGTGTTTACTGTTGAGGAGTTGTTGTTAATGAAAAGGTCTTAATTACACAAACACTTTACTTTTCTGGAGTTCTCAGATATAGGAATCTTTTTGAATCTAAAAGGGCACCAATTAAACTTTTTATTATGTCTTACAAGGATTGGCGCCACAATAGGTGCCCTActatcacttataattaagtCATGCACAAGCAACATAGATTTGGGGACGAATCGTATTGGTACCCTCAATATTGTTAAAGGTGCGCCGAGGCGCATGTTGGCCATATAGTTCTGCCTAAGGCACATTGACTTCAATGATGTGTGCGCCTAGACCTGTGAGGCGAGAGGCGCACAATAAAAACATCCAAAACAGCCCAAAAGCCATACTTGACTTAAGCCcttgttataaatatacaaacatTAATGAAAACCCTAACTTTATAAAGCAGCTTTCAATAATGCAGCCCAGGACAATTTTCTGTGAGTCTTCCACCGGGCAGGTGCCGCTGTATTTGTAGCTCTTCACTTGGCCGATTTCAGGCCGAGTTTGACCCGTTTCTGACCGAGCTCAAGATCTATCGCTATTTTTTTTAGTTCTGTTTATTTTTGTGGGTGTACATACAATTATATATCATGTGGTACATACTATGTACATAcaatttgtgtgtatatataatatacccaTAGCTATACATATACTGATATATCATCAATTTATTGTTTCCTGTTCatcgatttgatatatgttacaCTCTTGAATTTAAGTAATGCtttctttaaattttatgtagttgtttgtggtt of the Daucus carota subsp. sativus chromosome 4, DH1 v3.0, whole genome shotgun sequence genome contains:
- the LOC108219515 gene encoding uncharacterized protein LOC108219515, whose protein sequence is MAAKLKIAGAWSGVLEVELETWSVSMLRAQVAQRSGCGPDSINLICAGKLLKDGDESLSQLGVKNNGKIMATRVAADQGKALMVENQKAMAEEERSSRLARIKAAAMSLAKRHADGSLPMEDFNLELENQSGEKVQLGTENDQRAIMTGLMLHASAKQLIKKQQYEDALEVLSMGEEAFSICDSKLIELVDNVPILQIDMVWCYFMLRDMSWLSLAGVRLAKARVGIERSHGKESSRVRILQGGRCPELPLYLRMDLLEGVVAYHSGQLQKSKDFLASAQAKYLRLQVPDELLSLLMSMGYKQNDAKRALRMSGQNVESAVDLLVDLKEKKMRKREDDRRRQREIMEQKRYGITPLRKAVDLQRLSELESIGFEKTLAAEALRRNENDSQKALDDLTNPETNAAIQLNVESRRRKRLHQEPDAVIEKLVSMGFSTPMATAAVNEYGTEDAALNHLLSLHNNPNGSAAASSNPANPANPVPNISGENAPGSHPSVESHTSDASNGETSTLYQEEERDVEMEDELTEELQRGDALSDYDIEVTKEGEAINEYLALIATAEENTEKVPSSE